The Mytilus edulis chromosome 4, xbMytEdul2.2, whole genome shotgun sequence nucleotide sequence ATTACGTAACGTTATATATgttacaatgaaaacaaaatgctaacaaataaaaaatgagcAGTTACACAAATAAATAAAGTCGACATGTAGATTTAAAGAAGtcattattaaaataatataagatcCGTATACTGTTTCTTCTGTAAAATACGGATCAGAACACAAATATTGACATCTGCATGTATCGAGTGTTGGTCGGAGACCCCAGTGATAATATAAACACATCTATCTTATTTACATTGGTTATCACAGTAAAAATATAAGCTTTCAATCATCAGGGCATAACATTATATATGCTCTGTTACCTTACTTACTATGTTATATACCTAAAAGAAATCAAGATATCTAAAATGTGGCGTTCTTTGTGACAAACGAGACACGATGAACTACAGATTGATGCACGTCATAGGTCCAAAGGGGATTTTTCATCATGGTTATCATTTGCTTATTAACACCACATATCTGTCTGAACACTATTTTGGTACCCTATATGCCGTGAGACGGTTAAACTCTCAAACCTGAATAATCATCGATCAACTCAAATTTTACAGCGTCAACGATAAGATTCGGGCAGTAAAAGTGTATTCAGAGCATTCTATTATACGTATGTGAAATTACTTATACGCagcacattcatttaaaaaaaaaacagcgaatgataaatgtatataatatgtcATCTCATATCGACATCTCAAGTTGTATATACGTTGAAAAATAGTATTTCGTAGAGCTTTTTAATGGTAAACTAACAACAGAAATAGAAATCCAAGGataattcaaatcggaaagtctctTATTAAATGgcaatttttaaaggtaaaaatgtcaaaataattgcAAGCAACTGCTATATTCCTATCTTGGTACAGGTCTGTGGATTTAACCTCGTTTTATAGCTCACTAAACCTCATGAAATATGATGTACCAAGTAATTATCAATATCATACTTTCAGATTTAGATCTAGAACAATATAAAGGAGTAGATTGATTGAGTTCACATATACAAAGATGAATTCCAACCTACTCAACTCTCTCTGTTGTCAGTTGTGGTATCAGTTTCATATCATGGTGAAGATGATTATTAAAAGATGGCATTTCGTGTGAATATCCATTGAgacttatattttttatatcgGAAATAATGGCAACAACTACAGATCATGGTACGGGATACATCATGTGCATAACCAaacttgaaaaatgtaaaatcacaaaagttctgaactccgaggaaaattcaaaacggaaagccccttatcaaatgtcaaaatcgaatggacaacaactgtcatattcctgacttggtacaggcatgttcaaatgtagaatatctatagcATGACTGGAAAGAACTTagttaaggtttttttttcattaaattaaagTCCATTATAACAGTTGGCAACATACGTCAAACAATGTACCTATAGGCAGAGCAATTTGAAAAAGAATGTTGCAAGGTTAAACGAGTTTGTGTGTGCTCTTGTACAGTTTGTAGTTTGCAACTAATTGCCTCGTTAAATCGATACTGATAACAAAACAGGGTTAGTTGAGTATAACCTTGCCGGCTTTATATCTTCTAGAAATGGCAATAATGAATAATACTTGATGAAAAGTGTTATGTTATCTTTACACAAACTATGTGAAATTCATCGTAGGTTGGTTGTTTTATTGCGAAATACATGTTTATGCATTAACAGATTACTAGTGTTGGAGTCTTTTGCTGTGAATAAAAAATGCCATAGCTACTTTTGTTCAACAATTCTCGTCATAAATATGGATATATCGTACCATGGCTTTTAGACGGGAACGGACATTTTCAGATGATCAGCGAAGTTACATTGTCTGAGAAGTTATCAGTTATGTCACAAGGCGACTTTATCATGCTTAATTTTGTCAAGCGTAAAATGTTCATAGGGGATATGACAAGACGAGCAATAGAAAGATTAACAGATTATCAGGTTTTCTTTGTACACACAAAATAAATGAACACAATATTATACATAAtagaagaaaaagtaaaatcacaaaaatactaagcTCCGATttatttcaaaacggaaagtccttaatcaaatggcaaaatcaaatgctaaaatatatcaaacgaatctacaacaactgtcatattcccaccttggtacaggcatgtagaaaatggtagattgaacctggttttatagcgctaaacctctcacttttatgacagtctcatcaactctgttatatttacaacaatattatacatAATAGATCTAGAGGATTTGAATAGCTTGTTTTTTAGATTTTGTAGTGCATAAAATTGATATCGTATACTTACCTTAATGACATGAATATAATCAAAttattacaatattaaatatatggCAAATAGTTGTAATTTGTAAAAGCTTAAttacttttcaaataaaaatttaatactactttgaaaaaaaggaatatttcccgtacggtgacctataattgttaatgtctgtgtaattttggtctcttgtggacagttgtctcattggcaatcataccacatcttcttttttgaatatttgcatacctatgttttattatatatgacAAATAATTGATAGATCAATTCCTCTAAAATAATTAATACACTATTGATAGTAAAATCACTTGTAAGTTGTCACTGATATGTATTTGATGAATATGTGCTGATAAGACATAAAAACATATGTATTATGCTTTTTAACACTCATTTAtaaaatctaatttaaaaaaagaaaccatcTATTATAATAAATGTTAAACCACATCATTTATAATGTATGATCAGTAATTCTTTCGGTCTTCTTTCAAGGTTAAAATTTGTTTTGATGACGTTGTTGAAGGTAAACTAAAGTCTTAGGGAAAACATGATAAAAACCATTTTTATTGAACTACGTATACCTAACAAGATCTGGGTTAGCACTGCCTTCCAAGAATTTTAATGCATTCAGCTGACCATGTACCTTTTGACGAATAAATCTATCCCAAAACTCATATAATTGATAATAGCAATCCTGAATATTGATAATGCTACATATTAGTTACTTGAATACCTTAATTTCAAAAAGGTATGATTAGCCGtacttggcacaacattttgaaattttgggtcctcagtgctcttcaactttgtacttgtttggctttacaactattttgatctgagcgtcactgatgagtcttatgaagacgaaacgcgtgtctggcgtatcaaatcaTAATCCTCGTAcatttgataaataataaaagacAATATGAAATCTACTGCCACGAGACAACTTCCTACCAAAACAACACAACTTATTATGTgacatcttcgtatatctatatACAATAGGAAGATGTCTATACAGTACATTCAGCTCACAATACCAAATTTAAGAAAAGTTCAACCTTAAACATAACCTTCTCAAAACATGTCACCGTATATCATTCAACATAGAGCAAAATTCATACCATATATTCAGTTTTCAAAGGTACGAAATGCAAACGTAAATCAAGTTATCTAGAAAAAACTAACGGACTAATTCAAAACAATACACAtcaggaaaaacaaatatgatagagataaactgacaAAAAGCCGCTGTATAACAGGTTCCTAATTTGAGTAAAAACTCTTCAACAAAACCTAAATATGACAAAAATGAACCATCGAAATTCCCTAAATTAAAACCGCTTGACTACAGACAGTTAGGGTACTCACATGTAAGGAAAGCCAATTCAAAGTGGGCAATTAAAACTAATGAATACATCACGTTTGTgccaataaataaactcatcatagataccaggatttaattttgtatttacgccagacacccGTTTCGTCTCGTAAGACTCACTAGTGACTCTTTaatccaaaaaagttaacaaggcaaaataaagtacggtTTTTGTTGATTCATTGTGTGTTTAATTTTATGATTTCGTTTTACTTTAATGTTTCCAAAAgtacaaagatttttttctgggatttttaaatgaacaattaCTAGcagtttttaaatgtttgttttaaccGAATTGTTTACAATCTCCGTCTGTTTTTCCTGGTTAAGTATTCATTTTATGGCAAAACAGTTTTATTATAACAAAGTCTCGTTTTTAAATCTGTGGTTTGAAAACCCATGATTTTCATCTTCTTTCCCTtattgatttatgtctcatatgTCTAAATTTTTTACCAAACGAACATTATTATATAagacttttcaaacaatcaaatatTCAGCACCATACTGTGTTATCATATCGAAGCGGAACAAGTAACAATCAAGTAAGTTTCTATTGTTAAAACTCATTCTTACATTAACTGTATAATGTCAGCTATTGTCAAGAAAGTTATACTGATGATTATTATCGGCAATGTAAATGTTGTAGGGAAACTATAAGCAAATGGCTACAAAACTCTATATTTCTTACAGGTCTTTTTTAtctcttaaaatataaaataatacgtCTGCCattaataatgtttttaaaactaCAGGGGAGTAGGTgctgtttcttttatatatatagatcagcactttaatctttaaaaataactacagaatattattgaaaaaatcctTATCAATATTAATCATTCACAAAGTAActtcttttatttttcaaattactaAATATATAGATTGATcataacaatatttttaaaagtgtaaaaaacGTTGTAATAATGTATGTTTCTTAAGTCACTATTGACAAGTTTTCATAGTCTTAGATCTTTAGATAGCCGAAcagttaaatagtttttttttatttcaacgaTTTTAGTTTCTATTCCAGATTGTGTCAGTATGACTAATAGGGTATTCGCAATATGGGTAATGCATACACAGTCAAGGAAAGTTCAAAACAAAAGTCCATAAGTGTAAAATCTAAGGCTTAAACTTaccaaacgaatgaataacaactgtctcTTATTCGTACACGCTCACTATAACGACTCACAAGGTATAGATCATTTTGGATTCATGCGATTTGTTACCTTGATCAGTCTTCGTAATCGATTAATttagatttgaacatcggtaaataTAGGTTTTCTCAATAAGATCACAAGATTGGAATGACTCATGATGGGTTATAGTTAAACTGAATGTTTCTTgtctattatatatatttgatagcTGTGTTGTGACTTATTTTCAGATTGCTCGAGTTATGTTTATCTTGTACACGATTATCTGGAAATTTTAAATGAATCCCATAAAGATATGTGTTACAGAATTACAATAACCTATAATTACAATTTCtaacaaaaaatcaattttaatattcTACTGAAATATTTAAGGTTAACTTTAGATTGTTGATGTAGATGTTATCGCTTATCATGTGAAAAGggatttcttcaaatttttccaAAAACGATAGATTGAGTCATGTTTGCTATTTGACTATTGCCAGTGACTAATACCATTACAAAATGTATTCAAACGCGTTTGAacaatacagatatatatatatatttgtttaattattgtcGGTAGGCTTCTTTGTAATTCGATTAATATTATTGTATTAAAAAGAAGGTTATGTAAAATCTatataattagattttttttcaaacaaatttcaaTTATATTTGCTAAGACAATCTTCTTTGCTTTATTCGGAGTATCAAAAATTCGTTTTGATCTTTTATTTGTAGCTATACTTATCCCAAATATATCATATCAAATAACCCCAAATCATTTTAGGAATATTTCGTACTTTATTAGGCCATCTTGTTAACTaattttttctagcttcaatgctgagtcttttgttgacgaaacgcgagTCAGGCGCAGTTACAAGAATCAATAAAGAATTTCTTTGCTCCAATTAGGAGTTGACGCAATCcattcagtttttgtttgtttctttattatgataTTCGTATTCAAAtaatgatatttgaaaaaaaatcataaaaaataccaATTACATTTGTGTATTCCATACGGgcgttttgtcttcaaaataCTTATCAGCGTTAAAAACAATATCAAGGCAAAATGAAGAACGAAATTGAGGAGCATTGTGACCCTGTATTTcgcaaaaaagttcaaaaatacGGCTGTGGTAATCTATTTCTACGGTAGAACGTTTGGTAGTAAGTTATTGTTGCCTAACTTTAATTTGCTAATAATTAAACGACCATCTGATATGAATGTATTCTATGGCAGAATGAAGATTACAATTTGTCTACTGCTTGTCATCTGTAGCGCAGTCAGTGCCCATTTATCGTATGGTAGTGGAGGTGGATCAGGAGGTGGATGGAAAGGTGGATGGGGAGGTAGACATGGTGGAGGATGGGGAGGTGGACGTGGTGGTGGATGGGGAGGTGGACGTGGTGGTGGACGGGGAGGTGGACGTGGAGGTGGATGGGGAGGTGGACGTGGTGGTGGATGGGGAGGTGGATGGGGAGGAAGATCATACGTAGGATCCGGACATGTTTATGTTGAAAGACAGCCTTGGTGGTATACCTATGGCGCTGGAGGCGCTGGAGGCGCTGGAGGCGCTGGAGGCGCTGGAGGCGCTGGAGGCGCTGGAGGCGCTGGGGGCGCTGGAGGAGCCGCCGGATTTGGTGGTGGATTCGGTAGTGGATTTGGTGGTGGTTACGGAAGTGGTTACGGAAGTGGTTACGGAAGTGGTTACGGAGGAGGTGGTTACGGGGGTGGTTCCGGAAATAGTAAAGGTATGATGATTGTAATTAAATCTTGTTATTATTATACCCTGACAATATGATATAAGCTACACTTGTGGTTTTTCTATTTGGTACTAACCAATATATGGAAATGATATTCTTTATTATTTCGTCCATTGGTTCTTATTGTGAAACATCATGAATAATAGTCTTTCTCGAAAGGAAAATATGAATCAACAAGTTTTTTTCTTCGTAGTTTATTCTTACATAACGCTCGTTTCAAACAGACGGTACAggaatgaagtttttttttcttctgaaatctgaaacaaaaagtgaaatcacaaaattactgaactccgtgtaaaattcaaaacggaaagtccctaatcaattggcaaaaccaaatgacaaaactaataaacgaatggacaacaactgtcatattcctgacttggtacagacattttcaaatgttgaaaattgtgggttttatagcgctaaaccatTCACTTGGACGACAGTGCATCAATTTCAATTATAATGACAATAATTCATGAACAACATATCacaagcagattctgctccaaatgtggcacccgtcgtgttgctcgtgttgtTACAAAGTCGGTAAATAACATAATTTGGTAGGTCAGATTCGTGAatagggaaggggattgtagttacgacataaggaacagatccgatatcatctgtataaAATGTCATAATGGGTTGCAGTATCTTCAGACTTATCAATACTGAACGATTAAAAAATGTAAGATATGGTTAtaatcagcacttctgtgttgacttgagttatcattgatatgttcattattataaattaactgtttacaaaactttgaattttcgaaatagtaaggcttttctacctaagaaattgattaccttagctgtatttggtaaaacattttgttcctcaatgctcttcaacttcgtactttatttggtctctttaacatttttgtattcgagcgtcactgatgagtctgttgaAGACAAAACGAGCGTCTgacgcaaatataaaatttcaatcctggtatctatgatgagtttaaggtagcacaatacaaagatttttttacttccaatgctgtaactttcttatgaatgcatagaaaataataaaagaggtatatatagatagataaaagattaatcttttaaatgaatgcaatatttttattatgcaatcattatgtaatcaattattatgtaattagtggcaaaatctgggtaagttcacttgaatgaatttagctctatcatctctttaactatacagaaaattttaacaaaatcttaatcaacacatcatgggcttcaaaaggatgtctcagattgtctctattgtattccattctctcataaatctctaattagtgtaaacattcttaccacataaaagaagataatgtttaattaggtgtaaaatttgttctatacattctatctgaaatctgagacacccttttgtagataatggccataggaacaacatataataaaatcaaccctctagggatacctatgcagaagctaatttcatttgaaagtggaaattttgttaaaaatattttagacacagttaacatcataatttgttacataattgttgcataatactaacattgcatttatttgaaagagtaatctgttagctatcaaaaactaccacttttatacactttcaagcattattaagaaagttacagcattttaaaacttcggagttggagttataaaatctttgtattgtgctaccttaattagATGTtctatgaattaaaataaatcatgGTTCATAAGACAACAATCGGACAAAACAATACCTAGAACAGAGAACACAGAATGGAAGAAGCTTTTTCAAATGTAGTAGTTAATATTgctaaaatcttaaattaaacatgtttaacaaaataagtaACATTACagcacaaaatatttttttttcaatttacatttCATATATTGTAGGATATTAGATACAGATTGTTTACCACAACGGACAATGGATGATGTTACTTTTTTAACATTCAGAATATTAAATATTATAGCTGCATTCAATTCGTGTCGATTTTTTTTCTAATCCAAGTTTATGGTAATTTCTTGGCTGTAGCGTATCTCGACTCAAAAGGCTGTGAATGTTGTTTGGAAAGAGAAGGCTATGATGAGTAGAAATTTATCCACTTCATGTTGTATTTGTTACCATCAGTTACGGCTCATCTAGTGAGTCCTAAAATATCATTCTTATAAATGTACGTTTGGTTCTTTCAATTTACAATCTGCCGTTTCAGAATGTAATTTCCGCTTTTTCCCTGTGGAAGACGCTTAATACTTACATCACGCACATCCGCTCTCTCGCAATgacatatgaaaaataaagtcaacagtagtatatctccattcaaaagtcataaatcgtttAAGAATGTTTTCTTCTGACGTTTTAGTCTCATCGAAATATCGTTCTGGAataatttcaaaaacatgttaTACAAGtgtaaaatatcaatgaattaaaaaaactatAATCAAATTTAACTCTGTAAAATAATTGTGTATCTACAATAAGTAGGTTTTGagtaataactttttttttattatattgccattaaagtcagtctttttagccaatattttgagaaaatggggGGAGGAATACAggaaatgattttaccagaaacatgtacatcccatatcactattttcttttcaaaggagtaggtctggtaaggaccgattttggcctcaaatttcaggttcatctgatgaaagattttgaccactttttaaacactcaagtgtctaattcatttgaatcaattagtttatgtgaaagattttaactgattagaCATTAAAAATgatccgattgaagctcaaatatgaaatatttaccaaatatgccgaaaaatgtctcttttcagatggtttttgttaaaaatgaaagtggctgcatccgtgtttatcctcaacctttatatatgttatgtatgatcataaaatacaacttacatttcaatattaaggatgaacacgaatgcggccactttcgttttacacgaaaaccgtctaaaatttaactaaaatgctagaattgtgaagatttcagtagtTAAGCATGACTTtttggtgctagtacccgatatatgtgcattgtattgtcaaaaacagcccatatttatgtagcagaagcattctactgtccaataaagaactaaaagtttacattttatcaattttgtaaaactgctatattttggggccaaaacaCGGGTCtaactggacctactcctttcttagatatgtatttttccAATCATTaataacaaagaagttgaaataatatgcatttttttcttaaaacagaAAATCAGAAAACAAAGGTGGCAGCATGGttaatttgacacaaaaaaaaatcatgtgatatatattcttatattaatacctacctatagtttttttaagttaaatttatacAGATTgttccacttcatctttattgaaagtatgaataAAAGTTAAATTGTTTCACGATAATGACCCATGAGAAACATTGCGTGACAGTAAACAGACAGATAAATACTACGGAAATTACAAAGAACAAGAGGAAACGGAAGCTTTTGATATTTGCACGATTGAAGTCAAAGCCAGTATGTAACTTCTAAAAGATAGGGATAgtgaatatgaaaataaatagataTGATATTGATTAATTATAGTACTTGTTTTTAATAATAATCTCATATATTAGATTGGACAGTATGACTGCACTCATTGCTAATAATATCTAGAGCACAATATGATAGTTGTCCTTAGTATTTGTTCCTTATGACTACATTGTATCATACGTTGCATTATGGTTAATTAATGTATGTTCTGCTATATTATTAAATACCGAGATGAAAGAAATAAGGATTGTCTTTTGTTTGAATTTGGTGTTGATGGCAAATCTTTTAAAAGAttgatgaaagataccagagggaaagtcaaactcctttatcgaaaataaactgacaacgccctggcaaaaaa carries:
- the LOC139521015 gene encoding uncharacterized protein isoform X6, with amino-acid sequence MKITICLLLVICSAVSAHLSYGSGGGSGGGWKGGWGGRHGGGWGGGRGGGWGGGRGGGRGGGRGGGWGGRSYVGSGHVYVERQPWWYTYGAGGAGGAGGAGGAGGAGGFGSGFGGGYGSGYGSGYGSGYGSGYGGGSGSSKGY
- the LOC139521015 gene encoding uncharacterized protein isoform X4, with the translated sequence MKITICLLLVICSAVSAHLSYGSGGGSGGGWKGGWGGRHGGGWGGGRGGGWGGGRGGGRGGGRGGGWGGRSYVGSGHVYVERQPWWYTYGAGGAGGAGGAGGAGGAGGAGGFGSGFGGGYGSGYGSGYGSGYGSGYGGGSGSSKGY
- the LOC139521015 gene encoding uncharacterized protein isoform X2, encoding MKITICLLLVICSAVSAHLSYGSGGGSGGGWKGGWGGRHGGGWGGGRGGGWGGGRGGGWGGRSYVGSGHVYVERQPWWYTYGAGGAGGAGGAGGAGGAGGAGGAGGAGGAAGFGGGFGSGFGGGYGSGYGSGYGSGYGGGGYGGGSGNSKGY
- the LOC139521015 gene encoding uncharacterized protein isoform X7, translated to MKITICLLLVICSAVSAHLSYGSGGGSGGGWKGGWGGRHGGGWGGGRGGGWGGGRGGGRGGGRGGGWGGRSYVGSGHVYVERQPWWYTYGAGGAGGAGGAGGAGGFGSGFGGGYGSGYGSGYGSGYGSGYGGGSGSSKGY
- the LOC139521015 gene encoding uncharacterized protein isoform X1; the protein is MKITICLLLVICSAVSAHLSYGSGGGSGGGWKGGWGGRHGGGWGGGRGGGWGGGRGGGRGGGRGGGWGGRSYVGSGHVYVERQPWWYTYGAGGAGGAGGAGGAGGAGGAGGAGGAGGAAGFGGGFGSGFGGGYGSGYGSGYGSGYGGGGYGGGSGNSKGY
- the LOC139521015 gene encoding uncharacterized protein isoform X5 — its product is MKITICLLLVICSAVSAHLSYGSGGGSGGGWKGGWGGRHGGGWGGGRGGGWGGRSYVGSGHVYVERQPWWYTYGAGGAGGAGGAGGAGGAGGAGGAGGAGGAAGFGGGFGSGFGGGYGSGYGSGYGSGYGGGGYGGGSGNSKGY
- the LOC139521015 gene encoding uncharacterized protein isoform X3; this encodes MKITICLLLVICSAVSAHLSYGSGGGSGGGWKGGWGGRHGGGWGGGRGGGWGGGRGGGRGGGRGGGWGGRSYVGSGHVYVERQPWWYTYGAGGAGGAGGAGGAGGAAGFGGGFGSGFGGGYGSGYGSGYGSGYGGGGYGGGSGNSKGY